ATGTGCAAAGAGGGGGATCGCCCGTTCCCGAAGACCGTATTCTGGCCACCCGCTTTGGCGTTCTGGCGGCGGAGCTGACGGCCAAGGGAAAATGGAACCGGATGACCGCCCTCCGAAACGGAAAAGTTTTGGCTGTCCCCTTAAAAACGGTTGCCGGAAGGATTAAAAGGGTCGATCCGGAGCTCTACCGGCTGGCCGGTTATTTTTTTGGGTAAAAAAATTCCTCCAGATGTCCGCGGATAATGTCGCGCGTTTTGGCGAAGGATTTGAGGATTCGGGTTTCGTCCCCCGCGGTTCCCACCGGATCGGGGATGGACCAGTGGGTGGATTTTTTGGGGGGAGGGACATGGACGCAGGCTTTGGCCGAATCGCAGAGGGTGATGACATGGTCGGCCCAGGCAAGCAATTTTTCATCGACCCGCTTGGAGGTCTGCCCGGAAATATCAATGCCGATCTCGCGCATCGACTCGATGGTGCGGGGGTGGACCCCCGAAGGCATGATGCCGGCGCTTTTGAATTCCCGGCCCTTCGGGCCGAGCGCCTTTGCCAGCCCCTCCGCCATTTGCGATCGGCAGGAATTTCCGGTGCAGAGGAAAAGGACTTTCATGGTTTCATTATGAAACCGGTACCGCTTCAGATTCAAGTTCTTTTAACCGGGCTTCTTTTGCTTTGGAGTGTTCCCGTTTTCTCTGAAGAAGATGCCTGGCCGACGAAGATGAAAAAATTCACCTACAGCCAACGGCGCCTCGAACGTTTTTTCGATTTGAACAAGGATAAGGTGTTAAGCGTTTATGAACGGAGCCTGATAACAACCCAACAACATTTCGGCTGGCCGCTGGCGTCATCCAAAAAACGGAAAAAGTTCGACGCCAACGGCGATTTTATGCTCCAGCCGTACGAGTATCACCTCTACAAGAAGCAGTAAAGCGTAACACCGGATGTGGGAACTCTGTGACGCCGGCGGAACGGAGTTCCCCCATCCGTGGGGAATTTTTTTGACAACCGGCCCGTAATCGAAAGATAATGTCCCTTCTTTTATGCCCCCCCTTCTTGTCATCATAAACCTCGTCCTGATCGGCGGCGCCATTTTTCTTTTCCTGCGCCCCAAACTCCTTCTCCAGTTCCGCGGCGGCAAGCTCTACCTCACCTGGCTGGCCATCGGGGTCATCACGCTGATGGACGAATTGACAAGCGTTTTTTACGCCCCGGCGGAGGCTTGGCGTTTTATCGGCCTGTATGCGCTTTTTTTCCTGCCGTTCATGTCGCTCTTTATCCACTACATGACCACCCGGATGGTGGAGATCGCCGAAATTCTGGACGCCCACAGCCTGAAAGGCGGGGGTGTTTACAATTTTTCGTATCTGGTGCTGGGGCCGGTCATCTCCTTTGTCGCGGTTTCATCGATCATGGTCGATTACGTGCTGACTGCCTGCATCTCGGCGGTCAGCGCGGTGGAGAACGCCGCGTCGCTTTTCGGCATGACATCGGGGGGAAAGCTTGTCGCCGCGCTTTTGCTGGTCTGGGGTGTGGCGGGCTTGAACATCATGGGCATCCGCGCCAATGCCCGTGCCACCTTCGGCATCTTTCTGGCCACCGCGCTGGTGTTTGTCAACCTGATTGCGCTGGGGGTGCTGGATCTGTCTCCGGAAAATATGACGGTCATCGGTTCGGGAATCGGCGAGACTTTTTCCCGTTTCCGGTCGCAGAATTTTCTCCACAGCTTCACCTTTTTTATCGCTTCCGCCTCCAGTTGTATTCTGGCCTATTCCGGCGTCGAGTCGGTCATGCAGACGGCAAGTCTTGTCCGCAACTGGAAAACGGTGAGCCGGGCCTATATTTTTCTGGGTTTAACGGTCGGCATTGTCACGCCGGTAGTCTCCCTTCTGGTTCTCTCCAACGGCCGGATCGACTTCGCGGCGCATGAGACCGATCTGATCACCCATTATGCCTCGATGATCGGCGGCGGCTGGTTTTCGGCGGTCGTGGCCATGACCGCCGGCGTCACCCTGTTGATGGCGGTCAACACCGCCTTTGTGGCCACCAGTGAATTAATCGAAAGGGTGGCGCATCGCTACGGTTTTTTCGGCATTATCAGAACCAACCGTCACGCCTCGCTTTACCGTGTCCACCTGATGAATGCGGTTTTTTATTCCGCCGTCATCTTTTTTACCCAGGGGAAACAGGCGACTCTGGCGGGAATGTACGCCGTGGGCCTGGTGGCCACATTCGTCATCAATCTCGCCTCGCTGTTGCTGTATCGTTACATCAAGGGGACAAAAGAGGTCCGGCTCTACAACGTCAGCCGCGTTGGGACCTTTCTTTTCTTTGTCGTGATGCTTTCCTGTTTTGTGTATCTTTCCTGGCACAAGCCGGCCGGATTTTTCCTGTGGCTGGGAGTGACCGTTGTCTCACTGGCTGTGGGCATTTTGGGGACGCGCAAGCGGGCGCCGGAACTGGTGGAAATCGAACGGGGCGAGACGCCGATGGATGTCCTCCTTTTTCTGGGCGAATCGAAGCAGAAAAATGTGCATCTTTATTTCAAGCGGCCGTTCGATACCCCGCAGGAAAAGGCCTACGATACCACGGTGTTTATCACCTTTTATTCCCCCCGCCAGAAGATTCCGCCGCGTGTCGGCGCCAACCATTTTCGAATCCCGTTCAAGCGGGCAAGCATCTATCAGAACACCGTGGCCGTTCTTGACCTTTTGGTCTACGAGGCGCCGCACTTGAACATCACCGTCCATTTCGGCTGGCCCACGTCCTCCTGGTACGACCGCCTTTCCATCGGCGTCATGATGTTCCAGCTGATGCGTCTGCCGCGGCTTTTTCCGGGTCTGAATTTCCGGATTGAAAGGTTCAAGTCGATGTCGGGGCGACCGGATTTGAACCGGTGACCACTCGCACCCCAAGCGAGTGCGCTACCGGGCTGCGCCACGCCCCGTAATTTAGCGGCATTTCTACTGATTCATTTCCCGGATTGCAAGCAAGATTCATTTAATATATCCGTAAACCATGCTTCCGGTAAAGGCTTCCGGGCGCGATCCCCTCCAAACCCCGGTGCAATACGTCAAAGGGGTCGGCCCCTACATCAGCTCCCTCTTGGCCAAAAAAGGGGTAAGCCAGGTTTCCGACCTCTTTTATTATTTTCCCCTCCGCTACCTCGACCGAAGCAAGATCGATTCCATCCGCAAACTTCAACCGGGAAAAGAAAAGTGCATTGTCGGTCAGGTGGTCGGCATGGGTACCCGTACCATGGGGCGGAGGCAAAGAAAAATTTGTGAAATGGTGATCTCCGATGATACCGGCGTGGCGCTGGTCGTCTGGTTCCATTTCAACGAAAAATACCTTCAAAAAAAATATCCGGCGGGGAAAAAACTGCTGATCTTCGGCGAATGCCAGTTTTTCGGGGCTCAAAAACAGTTTGTCCATCCTGACATCGAAGAATGGGATGAAGATGAAACAGCGAGCAAAGCGAGCGAGAGGGGGAGGCTCCATCCGGCTTTGCCGGTGGAGGGGGCTTTGCCTGCCCCCATGATGATCCCTGTCTATCCGCTCACCGAGGGGCTTTACCAGAAAACGATCCGGAAGATTGTTTTTAACGCCCTCGACGGCTACCTTGATTATCTCGAAGAAACGCCGCTTACGGTGCGTGCCGAGGGAAAAACGCCCATGAGCCTGAAAGAATCGATCGAAAAAATTCACCGGCCGCCGACGGACGCCGATATTTCGGCTCTCAATAATCAGCAGAGCCTCTGGCATCAGCGGGTGATCTACGACGAACTTTTTTTTCTTCAACTGGGGTTGGGGTTGAAAAAACAGGGGTATAAGAAAGAAAAGGGGATTTTGTTCGCCCCGTCGAAAACCCTTAAAGTCGGGGCCCTCGGGCTGATTCCTTTTGATCTGACCAACGCGCAGATGCGGGTTTTGGGTGAAATCGAGGCCGACTTTTTAAAACCGGAACCGATGAACCGTCTTTTGCAGGGGGATGTCGGGTGCGGGAAAACGCTGGTCGCTTTTTTGGCCTCTCTGGTTGCCTGTGAGAACGGCTATCAGTCGGTCCTCATGGCCCCCACCGAGATTCTCGCCGGGCAGCACTATGTCAATTTAAAAAAGGTCGCCGATCCCTTGGATGTCAGGATCGCCCTGTTGATGGGCTCGACGCCGAAAGGGGAGCGTGAGGAGATATTGAAGGAGTTGGCCTCCGGCAGAATCCGGATTATTTTTGGAACCCATGCCCTGATTCAGGAGGGGGTTGAATTTCATCGTCTCGGATTTATCGTGATCGATGAGCAACATCGGTTTGGGGTAAGGCAGAGGGCCGCGTTAAAAGGAAAAGGGAGGGGCGATTTTTCTCCTCATATTCTCGTGATGACGGCGACGCCGATTCCGAGGACGCTCGCCATGAGCGTCTACGGCGATCTGGATATTTCCATCATCGACGAACTGCCCTCCGGGCGAAAGCCGATCACGACTTATCTTTTCAACGAAAAGATGCGGCCTCGCGCCTACGATCTGATCCGCCGCGAACTGGAATGCGGGGGGCAGGTCTATTTTGTCTACCCGTTGATTGAAGAGAGTGAAAAGGTGGATCTGAAAAATGCCGTCGAGATGGCGGAATCTTTGAAGGCCGTTTTTTCAGATCATACGGTCGGGCTTCTCCATGGGCGGATGAATCCGGCGGAAAAAGAGGGGATCATGGATCGATTCAAAAAGAACGAGGTGCAAATTCTGGTTTCAACAACGGTTATCGAGGTGGGGGTCGATGTTCCGAATGCCACGGTGATGGTGGTCGAGCATGCGGAGCGGTTTGGACTTTCGCAATTGCATCAGCTCCGTGGACGGGTGGGACGCGGGGGAGAGCAATCGTATTGCCTGTTGATAGCCGGCTACGCCCAGTCGGAGGAGACCCGCTATCGCCTCAAGGCGATGGAAGAGACCAACGACGGATTCAAAATCGCCGAAGAAGATTTGAAAATCCGCGGCCCGGGCGATTATCTGGGGACACGGCAGTCAGGCCTGCCGGAATTTCGTCTGGCGCATTTGATTCGTGACGGTCATCTGCTGAATGCCGCACGGAAGAGGGCGTTTCAAATCATTGAAGAGGATCCTGGATTGGAGAAGGACGAACATCGGCTCCTCAAAAAAATTCTGGCGCAGAGGTGGGAGGGAAAATTGGAGCTTGCTGACGTCTCGTGATAATGTCAAATTCCAAATGTCAAAGGAAAAAACAAATAGAAAAAACAAATTATAAAATTTGTTGAAATTGTTTTTTTTGGAGTTTCCTTTGAAATTTGAACTTTGACATTTGACATTTCCGATATGAAACCCCCCTGGCTCAAAAAAAAATTATCGCTCACCGCCCTTCAGCCGATGCAGAAAAAACTCCGTGCCTTAAACCTTCACACGGTCTGTGAGGAAGCCCGGTGCCCCAACATCTCCGAGTGCTTCGCCCGGGGAATCGCCACCATCATGATCATGGGGGAGGTTTGCACGCGGGCCTGCAAATTCTGCGCGGTGGCGACCGGGAGGCCAAAATCGCTTGATCCGGCCGACCCCCGCCGCGTCGCCCACTGGGCCTCCTCGCTTGGCTTGAAGCATCTGGTCATCACTTCGGTGGATCGCGACGATCTCCCCGATTTGGGGGCGGGACATTTTGCGGAGACCGTCCGGCAGATCCGAAGAGAAAATCCGGGAATGATTGTCGAAGTGCTGACCCCCGATTTTCAGGGGAAGGGGGAACTGATTTCTCAAGTCGCCGGGACGGGGCCGGAAATTTACAATCACAATCTCGAAACCGTTCAAAGGCTCACCCCCCGGGTTCGCTCTGCCTCCAAGTATGCCCGCTCTCTTTCGGTTATTTCCCATGTGAAAAAAAATTTTCCCCGTCAATTCACCAAATCGGGCCTGATGCTGGGATTGGGGGAGGAAGAGGAAGAGGTGATCGGCGCGATGAGAGATCTGGTTGAAAGCGGATGCGATCTACTCACTTTGGGGCAATATCTCCAACCGACCCCCAAACATCTGCCGGTTGTCGAGTACATTCATCCTGACCGTTTCAACACCTTCAAACAAATAGGAGAAGAAATCGGCTTTCGGGCGGTCTTTTCCGGTCCCTTTGTCCGTTCATCATATATGGCGGAGAATTTTTTAAAAGCGGCGCGTGAGTCGAAGGGCTCCTCCACCACCCCACCACCTTATAATCTCCTAAAATAGTCGTTTTCTTTTAAGAAAAGGGGACAGGCACATAATTTATAATTTCAGCACCCGCGTCGTAAACAGGCTCTCTCCCTCCGTAAGATTCCGTGGCTTTATATGCCTGCGCCTGTTCTTTCCCTGAACCTGTTCAATGAGTTCCCTGCTCCCTATCGCGTGGCCCTCGGTAAGATTCCTCATCCGATATCGAAGCTGGTCGCCCAAACCGAGTCGGCCCAATAACCTCCTCACCTCCTGAACCTTCTTCTCAGAGATCGCCGCTCGGTTGTCCTTCTTGATTCCCCCGGCTTCATAAACAAAGAGACGATACAATGAATACCCTCCTCCCTCGCCTGTGACACGTTCGGGCGACAGGGGGCTTAATAGTCTCCTAGCCCTCTTCGGATCGCGTGACATCAAACCGATACTGCTCCATCGATAATCCTCCGGCCATTTCACAATCCCCGCTCGTATGGGGTTCAAATCAATATAGGCGCTACAGACGAGTTGGGCCTCCCCCTTGCCGACGATTACCCCCTTGAACCGTTCCGCCCACAAGTAACCTCGCCTCTTTGAACGCTTGTTATACCAGCGACTCAATCCCTGCTTCAGTTCCTGAGTGAACCGAGAGATCGACCCGAGGCGGCTTCTCAACCGCTCGAGGCCATCGTCTTCATCGGGAAGTACAGTACCGTCTCGTTCATAGGACCCCGGAGGAGGCTGACTTTCTTTGCCAAATATCTCCTGGTACCGTCTTATGAGTTCGCGTTTCGAAGCCTTCCGGACCTGCTGGTCGCGCTCTGTGGCCAGGATATGAAAGTGGTTGTCCAAAATACAGAATGAATGAACGTCTACAAAAAAGCCCTTTGAAAGTTTTTCCAGAAGCAGGAGGAAATATTCTTTTTCCTCGTCACCGAAGATACGTTCCCCTCCCGCAACACGTGAGATAATGTGAAAGGAACCAGACAGTTCTGAGGTCCAAGAACGTGGCAACCGGGCCATAGGTAGGTCTTAATAACGACTCTTCTCCCAAATGTCAATATTATGTGCCTGTCCCCTTTTTCCACCGTAGGGATGGGTGGCAGAACTGGCATCGTTGCAGTCATCGTCATTGTCCACGTAACCGTCCGGTTGCCCGCACGCTTCCATGGTAAAATCGGATTTTCTCCCTGTTTTTTATTTTCGGAGCCGGAAGCGGATATCGCCGATGGGCGTGGCAAGGTCGAGTGCGTTGATTTTTGAGAGGAGAATCTCCTTTTGCAGTTCGAGTTCGTTCATCCAGACAGGATGGGTTACCGAAACCACAAGGGTCTGGCCCGTCACATAATCGGGTTGGGCCCGGCTTGAGACGGTTTCGCCGACAATTTCCGTCCATTTTTTCCAGACGGGATAGACCCTGAATTTTTCCTCGAGGTTGAGGCCCTTCAAGGTCCCCGCAAGAATCGAATCAACCCGCTGAAAATCCGGTTTTTTTGAGGTCATTGAGAATAAGGATACGTAACAATTCAGTCTCGGTGTCTGCTTTCGGTTCCATCGGAACTCGCGGGTTATCACAGGGGCTCGCGTCGCCCCCTCCACCGGCAAAGCCGGATGGAGCCTCCCCCTCTCGCTCGCTTTGCTCGCTAGTGAGCGAGCGACGGATTTATTCCGCGCGAGCGAACGGGGGGCGCGGGGGCGCCAGCGGCAAAGCCCCCGATTTAATAGGTTGCGCTCAAACAGCCGACAAAACCCAAAAGACATTCACCCGAGACTGAATTGTTACAAGGGTGCCAAAAAAAAACTTGAAGATCAATGTATTTCGGGCCTATCATTACTGTTCGCGATTCATCGAGTAGGGGGGGTTATGAATAAAAAAGAACTCAAAAAATTCAGGGAACTTTTAGAAGAACGCCGTCAGGATATCCTGACCCAGGCCGAATCGACCAAGGAGAAGGGGATGGTGTTCGACCCCGACGATCTGCCGGACGAGGTCGATCTGGCCGCCTCCGAGGCCGACCAGTCGATGAACTTGAGGCTCCGCGACCGCGAAAGGGTTCTGCTCCGCAAGGTGGACAAGGCCATCCAGAAAATCGAGGCGGGCGAATACGGAATCTGCGAAAGTTGCGGCGAAGAAATCGGCGCCAAGCGCCTTTTGGCCCGCCCCGTGACCGATTTGTGCATCAAGTGCAAGGAGGAACAGGAAAGGGTGGAAAGGTCGTACGCCGAGTCATGAATCCGCGCGAACGCCTTAAGGAACTTCTTTTAAAACTTTCCTACGAGCAAAAAGAGGTCACACTCGCCTCCGGCCGGAAAAGCGATTTTTATTTTGACGCCAGACAGACGGCGTTGAATCCGGAGGGGGCGCGGTTGTTGGGAGAACTGTTCTTTGAAAGAATCCAAAAGGAGAATCCGCCGGTTGAGGCGGTGGGGGGGCCTACCCTGGGGGCTGACCCGCTGGTCACGTCAGTTGCCCTTGTCAGCCATTTGAGAAAAAAACCGCTTCCCGCTTTCATCATCCGCAAGGAGCCCAAAAAACATGGGACCTTGAACTGGATCGAGGGATTTAAAAATTTGCGCCCCGGCATGCGGGTGGTTCTGCTGGAAGATGTGATCACCACCGGAAAAAGTTCTCTGGAGGCCGCCCAAAGGGCCCTTGAAGCCGGCCTTGAAGTCGCCGGTATTTTTGCCGTCATCGACCGCGAGGAGGGGGGGCGCGAGGCGATTGAAAAGGCGGGATACGAACTGAAAGTGTTGTTTACGAAAAGCGAGCTTTTGAGTTAGCAAAGTTCAAAGTTTAAAGTGCAAAATTCAAAACCAGGGTATTTCATTATATTGGTCTGTTGCCTCATTGCTCCATTGACGGCTCTTGGGGGATCCCTTTCCTATAAAAAGGTTCTCAAGAAATGGACGCGATCCGATTCGGTCTATCGGGCCAAGGATTTTCATGCCGAAGTCCTCTGGCACGCAACCATGCTCAACGACAGAATATTGAACGCCCAGGCGCTCAAATACGGCGAGCTCTACGATCTGTCGGATTCGGAACAGGAGGATTTTTTAAACGAATTGACCCGCAAACAGGACGGCGCGGTTTTCTTTTTTGTCGCGTTTTACAATTACGACCGCCATTTCGACGATCTGGCCAATCCCCGCGCGAAATGGGACCTCCGATTGCAGGCCGGCGGGCGCGACTTTGCCCCGCTAAGGCTCGAAAAGGTCAACCGGCCCAATCCGCTGGAAAGGCTTTTTTACCCCTACCTCGATTCGTGGTCGCGCGGCTATTACGTCTGGTTCCCCGCCGAAGCGGCCAACGATGAAGCCCCTTACACCCTTTCGGTCCATGGCCCTTTTGCCGCATCGAAACTGGTATGGAAGTGAAAAAGGTGTTTACAAAGGGGTGTGGCGAATCACCGTGTCTTTTTTCTCCGATTCTTTCGGTTCAGGATAATCGAGATTATAATGAAGCCCCCGCGATTCCTTTCGGGCCATGGCGCAGTCGATGATCATCTCCGCCACGTCGGCTAGGTTGCGCAGTTCGACCAGATCCCGGGTGATCTTGAAATTCCAGTAGTATTCCCGGATTTCTTCCTTGAGATTCCGGATTTTGTCGGTGCGGACGATGCCGACATAATTCCACATGAAGCGCCGGATCTCGTCCCAGTTTTGGGTGATGACGACCGCCTCGTTGGAATCCACGGCCTTTCCGGGGTCCCATGGCGGGATGGCCGTGCCCGTCTTTTTTGTTTTTGGGAGGTCCCGGATGATGGCTTGAGACGCGTAATCGGCCGTTGCCACCCCTTCCAAAAGCGAGTTGGAGGCAAGCCGGTTGGCCCCGTGCAATCCGGTGCAGGCGGTCTCGCCGATTGCGTAGAGCGACCCGATCTCCGTTTTTCCCTCCCCGTCAACGACAACGCCGCCGCAAAAATAGTGGGCCGCCGGAACGACCGGGATGGGGCCGCGCGCCGGATCGTAGCCCGATTTTTTGCAGGTATCGTAAATATGCGGAAACCGTTTTTTGATGAAGGCCCCTTTTTTGTGGGAAATATCGAGCAAAACATAGGGGGCGCCGGTCCGTTTCATCTCCGAGTCGATCGCCCGCGCCACGACGTCGCGCGGGGCCAGCTCCTTCATCGGGTGGCATTTCTCCATGAACCGCTCTCCGTCGGCCAGGAGAAGTTTCGCTCCTTCGCCGCGAAGGGCCTCGGAGATGAGGAAAATGCGTTCTTTCGGGATTCCCTTTCCGGCGGCACCGGCCCTGCCGGCCTGGCGGCCGACCCTGTCGGTTACCGGCGCCCAAGCGCCCGGGTTGTAGAGGCAGGTCGGGTGGAACTGGACAAACTCGAGATTCGCCATGCCTGCCCCCGCCCGGTACGCCATGGCCAGCCCATCGCCGGTGGCGATATCCGGATTGGTGGTGTAAAGATAGGCCTTGCCGGCGCCGCCGGTCGCCAGGAGGGTCGCCCCCGCCTCAAAGACCTTGATCTCTCCGCTTTTTGTATCGAGCACGTAGGCCCCCAGACAGCGGTTGCCGGCGCCCCATCCGTTTATTTTTCGGGTTGTGATGAGGTCGATGGCGGTGTGAAATTCAAAGAGGCGGATTTTTTTGGTTTTTGCGGCTGACTTTAAGAGGGCCGATTCGAGCATGGCGCCGGTGGTGTCGGCCGAATGAAGAACACGGCGCCGGGAGTGCCCCCCCTCTCGGCCGAGGTCGAATTCGTTCCGGTCCTTTTTGGAAAATTTGGCCCCCCATTTCAAGAGTTCCCGGATCAGCCGGGGCCCGTCGCCGATAATTTTTTCCACGACATTGCGGCGGCACAATCCGGCGCCGGCGGTCAGCGTGTCTTTCATGTGCGATTCAAAATTGTCGGCTGAAGACATCACGGAGGCGATTCCCCCCTGGGCATAACGGGTGTTGCTCTCCATCGCCTCGCGCTTGGTGACAACGGCGACGCGAAAACGATCGGCCAGCTTGAGCGCAGAGCTTAAACCGGCAATTCCGCTTCCGATGATTAAGACATCCGTTTTTATTGTCATTTTTTTGTTTTCGTTGGACATTAGAGGCATGATTCGTTAACGTCAAACATAAATATTTGTCATGTCTCCCATCAACCGCAAGATTCTCTTTAACGTTCCCAACGTGATGTCTCTGGGGCGGATGGGCTCGATTCCGATCGTCATGGTTTTTCTTTTGCTTCAGGGACCGCATCGTTCCGACGACGAGAACCGTCTTTTTGCCCTCCTTTCCGCCATTCCCTTCATCGCCGCCGGGATTTTCGATCTCGTTGACGGCTACTGGGCAAGAAAATACGGCCAGGTGAGCACGATGGGAAAATTCATCGACCCCATGGCCGACAAGCTTATCCACATGACGGTGATGATCATGCTGATTCCGATGGAGCGGTTTCCCGCCTGGCTTTGCGTGGTCCTGCTGTTCCGCGAATTTCTCATCACCGGCTTGAGGTCGGTGGCGGCAGGCGAGGGGGTCATCATTGCGGCGGCGGAACTGGGAAAGCAGAAGACCGCCTGGATGAATTTCGGGCTTTCGGGGCTTTTGCTGTATTATCCGGTTTTCGGCGTCAGTGTCTATTCGGCCGGCTGGATTTGCGTCGGTGTCGGCGTCTTTTTTAATGTTGTATCCGGCGTTCAGTATGTGGTGAAGTTTTTGGAAGCAAAGAAATAAAATGAGTAACAATTCCGTCTCGGTGTCTGCTTTCGGTTCCATCGGAACTCGCGGTCTATTTGTCGCCACTCGAATTGTTGATTCTCTCTTGGCTTGTACCAGTTGGCGATGGGCACTAAGGTTGCGCTCAAACACACCGATGGAACCTCAAGCATCCATCCGAGACTGAATTGTTACAAAAATGATCTCCATAAAAGTAAAACGGGTGCGCGAGAGTCTCGATCCGCTCCCCCTCCCGGAATATCAGAGCGAACACGCCGCCGGGATGGATTTGATGGCCGATATCGAAGAGGCGATCCATCTCAAGCCCCTTGAGCGGCGCCTTGTCCCCACCGGTCTGGCCATCGAGCTTCCGCCCGGTTTCGAGGCGCAGATCAGGCCTCGAAGCGGGCTTGCCGTGAGACAGGGAATCACGCTTCTCAACTCGCCGGGGACCATCGATGCCGACTACCGGGGCGAGATTTGCGTGATTATC
This genomic stretch from Deltaproteobacteria bacterium harbors:
- a CDS encoding arsenate reductase ArsC, translated to MKVLFLCTGNSCRSQMAEGLAKALGPKGREFKSAGIMPSGVHPRTIESMREIGIDISGQTSKRVDEKLLAWADHVITLCDSAKACVHVPPPKKSTHWSIPDPVGTAGDETRILKSFAKTRDIIRGHLEEFFYPKK
- a CDS encoding amino acid permease, translated to MPPLLVIINLVLIGGAIFLFLRPKLLLQFRGGKLYLTWLAIGVITLMDELTSVFYAPAEAWRFIGLYALFFLPFMSLFIHYMTTRMVEIAEILDAHSLKGGGVYNFSYLVLGPVISFVAVSSIMVDYVLTACISAVSAVENAASLFGMTSGGKLVAALLLVWGVAGLNIMGIRANARATFGIFLATALVFVNLIALGVLDLSPENMTVIGSGIGETFSRFRSQNFLHSFTFFIASASSCILAYSGVESVMQTASLVRNWKTVSRAYIFLGLTVGIVTPVVSLLVLSNGRIDFAAHETDLITHYASMIGGGWFSAVVAMTAGVTLLMAVNTAFVATSELIERVAHRYGFFGIIRTNRHASLYRVHLMNAVFYSAVIFFTQGKQATLAGMYAVGLVATFVINLASLLLYRYIKGTKEVRLYNVSRVGTFLFFVVMLSCFVYLSWHKPAGFFLWLGVTVVSLAVGILGTRKRAPELVEIERGETPMDVLLFLGESKQKNVHLYFKRPFDTPQEKAYDTTVFITFYSPRQKIPPRVGANHFRIPFKRASIYQNTVAVLDLLVYEAPHLNITVHFGWPTSSWYDRLSIGVMMFQLMRLPRLFPGLNFRIERFKSMSGRPDLNR
- the recG gene encoding ATP-dependent DNA helicase RecG; translation: MLPVKASGRDPLQTPVQYVKGVGPYISSLLAKKGVSQVSDLFYYFPLRYLDRSKIDSIRKLQPGKEKCIVGQVVGMGTRTMGRRQRKICEMVISDDTGVALVVWFHFNEKYLQKKYPAGKKLLIFGECQFFGAQKQFVHPDIEEWDEDETASKASERGRLHPALPVEGALPAPMMIPVYPLTEGLYQKTIRKIVFNALDGYLDYLEETPLTVRAEGKTPMSLKESIEKIHRPPTDADISALNNQQSLWHQRVIYDELFFLQLGLGLKKQGYKKEKGILFAPSKTLKVGALGLIPFDLTNAQMRVLGEIEADFLKPEPMNRLLQGDVGCGKTLVAFLASLVACENGYQSVLMAPTEILAGQHYVNLKKVADPLDVRIALLMGSTPKGEREEILKELASGRIRIIFGTHALIQEGVEFHRLGFIVIDEQHRFGVRQRAALKGKGRGDFSPHILVMTATPIPRTLAMSVYGDLDISIIDELPSGRKPITTYLFNEKMRPRAYDLIRRELECGGQVYFVYPLIEESEKVDLKNAVEMAESLKAVFSDHTVGLLHGRMNPAEKEGIMDRFKKNEVQILVSTTVIEVGVDVPNATVMVVEHAERFGLSQLHQLRGRVGRGGEQSYCLLIAGYAQSEETRYRLKAMEETNDGFKIAEEDLKIRGPGDYLGTRQSGLPEFRLAHLIRDGHLLNAARKRAFQIIEEDPGLEKDEHRLLKKILAQRWEGKLELADVS
- the lipA gene encoding lipoyl synthase; this encodes MKPPWLKKKLSLTALQPMQKKLRALNLHTVCEEARCPNISECFARGIATIMIMGEVCTRACKFCAVATGRPKSLDPADPRRVAHWASSLGLKHLVITSVDRDDLPDLGAGHFAETVRQIRRENPGMIVEVLTPDFQGKGELISQVAGTGPEIYNHNLETVQRLTPRVRSASKYARSLSVISHVKKNFPRQFTKSGLMLGLGEEEEEVIGAMRDLVESGCDLLTLGQYLQPTPKHLPVVEYIHPDRFNTFKQIGEEIGFRAVFSGPFVRSSYMAENFLKAARESKGSSTTPPPYNLLK
- a CDS encoding DUF721 domain-containing protein; this encodes MTSKKPDFQRVDSILAGTLKGLNLEEKFRVYPVWKKWTEIVGETVSSRAQPDYVTGQTLVVSVTHPVWMNELELQKEILLSKINALDLATPIGDIRFRLRK
- the dksA gene encoding RNA polymerase-binding protein DksA codes for the protein MNKKELKKFRELLEERRQDILTQAESTKEKGMVFDPDDLPDEVDLAASEADQSMNLRLRDRERVLLRKVDKAIQKIEAGEYGICESCGEEIGAKRLLARPVTDLCIKCKEEQERVERSYAES
- the pyrE gene encoding orotate phosphoribosyltransferase, whose translation is MNPRERLKELLLKLSYEQKEVTLASGRKSDFYFDARQTALNPEGARLLGELFFERIQKENPPVEAVGGPTLGADPLVTSVALVSHLRKKPLPAFIIRKEPKKHGTLNWIEGFKNLRPGMRVVLLEDVITTGKSSLEAAQRALEAGLEVAGIFAVIDREEGGREAIEKAGYELKVLFTKSELLS
- the nadB gene encoding L-aspartate oxidase, translated to MTIKTDVLIIGSGIAGLSSALKLADRFRVAVVTKREAMESNTRYAQGGIASVMSSADNFESHMKDTLTAGAGLCRRNVVEKIIGDGPRLIRELLKWGAKFSKKDRNEFDLGREGGHSRRRVLHSADTTGAMLESALLKSAAKTKKIRLFEFHTAIDLITTRKINGWGAGNRCLGAYVLDTKSGEIKVFEAGATLLATGGAGKAYLYTTNPDIATGDGLAMAYRAGAGMANLEFVQFHPTCLYNPGAWAPVTDRVGRQAGRAGAAGKGIPKERIFLISEALRGEGAKLLLADGERFMEKCHPMKELAPRDVVARAIDSEMKRTGAPYVLLDISHKKGAFIKKRFPHIYDTCKKSGYDPARGPIPVVPAAHYFCGGVVVDGEGKTEIGSLYAIGETACTGLHGANRLASNSLLEGVATADYASQAIIRDLPKTKKTGTAIPPWDPGKAVDSNEAVVITQNWDEIRRFMWNYVGIVRTDKIRNLKEEIREYYWNFKITRDLVELRNLADVAEMIIDCAMARKESRGLHYNLDYPEPKESEKKDTVIRHTPL
- the pgsA gene encoding CDP-diacylglycerol--glycerol-3-phosphate 3-phosphatidyltransferase, which gives rise to MSPINRKILFNVPNVMSLGRMGSIPIVMVFLLLQGPHRSDDENRLFALLSAIPFIAAGIFDLVDGYWARKYGQVSTMGKFIDPMADKLIHMTVMIMLIPMERFPAWLCVVLLFREFLITGLRSVAAGEGVIIAAAELGKQKTAWMNFGLSGLLLYYPVFGVSVYSAGWICVGVGVFFNVVSGVQYVVKFLEAKK
- the dut gene encoding dUTP diphosphatase; the protein is MISIKVKRVRESLDPLPLPEYQSEHAAGMDLMADIEEAIHLKPLERRLVPTGLAIELPPGFEAQIRPRSGLAVRQGITLLNSPGTIDADYRGEICVIIVNLGNEPVVLNRGDRIAQMIVAPVARAELVEVADLKESGRGKNGFGSTGSGALPLAPGVPTERHRFE